Part of the Natrialbaceae archaeon AArc-T1-2 genome, GGCTGGCAGCGGAACTCGGACCCTTCGTTCGGGATGCCCGGTCGGGTCCGGGTCGCGCCCTTAGTACGGCGGTCGCTGTGCCTGGACGACGCCTGCGAGTTCCTGGTGTTCGTCGGCGAGCAGTTCGTGCAGGTCGTCGGCCGTGATGATACCGGCCAGTCCGCCGTCGTCGTCGGTCACCGGGAGCCGGCGAATCCCGTGCTCGCTCATCAGCTCGGTGGCCTCGTAGAAGCCGCCGTCGTGGTCGATCGTGCACAGGTCCGTCGACATCACGTCCTCGGCGGTCATGCCGTCCGGGCTCTCACCCGCCGCGATCACATGCATCGCGAGGTCGCGGTCGGTTACGATTCCGACGGGTTCGTCGCCATCGGAGATTACGACACTTCCGACGCTCTCGTCGTCCATCATCGTTGCGAGGTCCTGAACCGAGTCGTCCGTCATCGCTGTGACAACGTCGCTCCGTGCGAGGTGTTCAACTGGCATGCGGACTACCCTCACCACACCAGACGACATAATACCCCAGTGTCGTCAGGAGGGCTCGTCGGTTTTACGGTCTTCCTCCTCGAACGAAGACTATGCACGCGCTCGTCGCAGTCGACGACTCAGAGCCCGCACGGGCCGCCTTCGAACTCGCCGTCTCGGAGCATCCGGACGCCGAGTTCACCGCGTTGTGCGTGATCAGCCCGTACGACGTCGGCTACGGGGAAGCCGCGCAGTTCGGCGCGGACGCCTTTCTCGAGGAGCAACAGGAGACCGCCGAAGAGCTCCTCGAGGACGTCCGGGAGCATGCGGCCGAACGTGGCGTCTCGATCGCGACCGAGACCACCGTTGGGCAACCGACACGCGAGATCGTCGAATACGTCGAGGAACACCCAATCGATCGCGTCTTCGTCGGCAGCCACGGTCGCTCGGGCGTCTCCCGAATCCTGTTAGGAAGCGTCGCCGAGGACGTCGCCAGACGTGCGCCCGTCCCGGTGACGATCGTTCGCTGATACGGATTGCTGTACCGACGTCCCGGTGCACCCACAGAACGGTCGCGGTTGCGCCGGGACAGACGGACAACGGTCCGTATGACTGCCGGCCGCCGACGTC contains:
- a CDS encoding universal stress protein, which gives rise to MHALVAVDDSEPARAAFELAVSEHPDAEFTALCVISPYDVGYGEAAQFGADAFLEEQQETAEELLEDVREHAAERGVSIATETTVGQPTREIVEYVEEHPIDRVFVGSHGRSGVSRILLGSVAEDVARRAPVPVTIVR
- a CDS encoding CBS domain-containing protein; the encoded protein is MPVEHLARSDVVTAMTDDSVQDLATMMDDESVGSVVISDGDEPVGIVTDRDLAMHVIAAGESPDGMTAEDVMSTDLCTIDHDGGFYEATELMSEHGIRRLPVTDDDGGLAGIITADDLHELLADEHQELAGVVQAQRPPY